A DNA window from Chryseobacterium sp. MEBOG06 contains the following coding sequences:
- a CDS encoding Crp/Fnr family transcriptional regulator, whose protein sequence is MTESLKKHIREYIEISDENLDQYCNVFTLHKIKKKEFLLTEGNICEFEGFVMSGCFKVFHTHHNAVEQILYFAVENWWISDIDSFVNRIPSKLNIQALEDSEILLISKKDKERFYQEMPEIEKLMRLKFQMSIVALQRRIIDNLSKPSDERYGDFLKDYPKIAHRLTNIQIGAYLGVTPEFISRIRRKIASRG, encoded by the coding sequence ATGACTGAGTCTTTAAAAAAACACATTAGGGAGTACATTGAAATTTCAGATGAAAATCTGGATCAATATTGTAACGTTTTTACCCTTCATAAAATAAAGAAAAAGGAATTTCTGCTGACAGAAGGAAACATCTGCGAATTTGAAGGATTTGTGATGAGTGGCTGTTTTAAAGTGTTTCATACCCATCATAATGCTGTGGAGCAGATTTTATATTTCGCCGTTGAAAACTGGTGGATCTCGGATATAGACAGTTTTGTCAACCGTATACCCTCCAAGCTCAATATTCAGGCTCTTGAAGACAGTGAAATTCTGTTGATTTCGAAAAAAGATAAAGAAAGATTTTATCAGGAAATGCCGGAAATTGAAAAACTGATGAGGCTTAAATTCCAGATGTCGATTGTTGCATTACAGCGTAGAATCATTGATAATTTAAGCAAACCTTCGGATGAACGCTATGGTGATTTTTTAAAGGATTATCCTAAAATTGCTCACCGCCTTACCAATATTCAGATTGGGGCTTATTTGGGGGTCACTCCTGAGTTTATAAGCAGAATCCGCAGGAAGATCGCAAGCAGAGGCTGA
- the fmt gene encoding methionyl-tRNA formyltransferase: MKSLKVVFLGTPEFAKTSLEAIHQSRHQVVGVVTVADKASGRGQKIHQSPVKVYASENNIPVFQPEKLRNPEFLEELRKLDADVFVVVAFRMMPKVLFEMPKMGTFNLHASLLPDYRGAAPINYAVINGEEKTGATTFFINEKIDEGNILLQEELTILPDENAGSLHDRLMEMGSKLVVKTLDGLAENTIEERPQPEVEHPKNAYKIFKEDTKINWVASSKTVHQFILGMSPYPAAFTVLNIEDEEKGLKIFNGKFEISDHRQPSGTLEISKNEFKIYTEDGIYYPLELQLEGKKRMMIKDFLNGFRNFDGITLKG; encoded by the coding sequence ATGAAATCATTGAAAGTCGTTTTTTTAGGGACCCCTGAGTTTGCAAAAACTTCTTTGGAGGCCATCCATCAATCTCGCCATCAAGTTGTAGGAGTAGTAACAGTTGCTGATAAAGCAAGCGGGCGAGGACAAAAAATCCATCAGTCACCGGTAAAAGTGTATGCTTCAGAAAATAATATTCCTGTTTTCCAGCCGGAAAAATTACGAAATCCTGAGTTTTTAGAGGAGCTTAGAAAGCTTGATGCTGATGTTTTTGTTGTTGTAGCATTCAGAATGATGCCTAAGGTTCTTTTTGAAATGCCTAAAATGGGAACATTCAATCTTCATGCTTCTTTATTGCCGGATTACAGAGGGGCAGCCCCTATCAACTATGCTGTAATTAATGGTGAAGAAAAAACGGGTGCCACTACATTCTTCATTAATGAAAAAATAGATGAAGGAAATATCCTTCTTCAGGAAGAACTGACTATTTTACCGGATGAAAATGCAGGAAGCCTTCATGACAGGCTCATGGAAATGGGCTCTAAGCTGGTAGTTAAAACATTAGATGGTTTGGCCGAAAACACAATTGAAGAAAGGCCTCAGCCTGAGGTTGAACACCCTAAAAATGCTTATAAAATTTTTAAAGAAGATACTAAAATTAACTGGGTTGCTTCTTCAAAAACAGTACATCAGTTCATTCTTGGAATGTCACCCTATCCTGCTGCATTCACGGTTTTAAACATTGAAGACGAAGAAAAAGGATTAAAGATATTCAATGGGAAATTTGAAATTTCAGATCACAGGCAGCCTTCCGGAACATTAGAGATTTCAAAGAACGAATTTAAAATCTATACAGAAGATGGAATATACTATCCTCTGGAACTTCAACTGGAAGGGAAAAAGAGAATGATGATAAAAGACTTTCTGAATGGTTTCCGAAACTTTGACGGAATAACCCTTAAAGGTTAA